ACTTATAAAACATAtgaatatacaaaatacaaatatcaaaaacCATGAGAGTGTTCTTATTACAAATAGTAACATAAAGGTTTAACACCTTTATGGGTACTTCGCACGACCTCCTCGATGATGGGATGTTGTTGGTCGGCGGGTTGACCTTACTTGTTGAGGTGGACGTTGATGGCTGCGCTGAGGCTTGTAGTTTGAAGCCTGATTGCTTTGGTATGGTCTTGGTTTGTAATTTATGTTGTTTGTTCTGGGCGTGTACTGGTTTGGGGCAGTTTGCCGCCTGGGATTCTGATAGTTTTTTGGTGTGTTTTTGGGTTTTAAAATGTTGATTGTGCGTTTCATTGCAGAGGATGTTTTTACTGATTCCTCTAGTTTAGAATATAAAAACTCAGACCTCTTGTTTTCACTTAGGTTTTGTGTCAATGACTTATCCATAAATGGTGCAATCATCTTTCTGCGAATTTGAGTGTAATTGTAATGCAGGTTACTGAGTAATCTTATGCTGTCACTCAGGGACTTTATTGCCTGCAATTTGTCAAAATCTTTCTTGGTTAGATCATTAATTGTTTCAGTAATTAAAGCAATTGCTCTGCCCAGGTCTTGCTGCCTATCCTTCAGTAAGTTGTCTCTATTAGTCATGGAGTTGTTGAGCAAACCTGCAAATTCTGTATTTAGTCTTGGGGCATCTAACAGTTTGATGTTTCTTGGGATCTTAGTTTTTGATAAGGATTCATGCATTTCTTTATTCATTCCGTCTGTTAGTATAGTATTGATTATCTTAACAATCTCTGGTTTTATTTCAGCTCCATAGTTGGCATTGTCATCTTGTCCTCCTTCTCCGAGGGCAGCTAGTATGTCTTGAGGTAGATCTTCCTCTGTCTCAATGTCGCCTTCGTCTTCTTCATGTTCTTGACTGTGTTCTTGGGTGTCTTCTGGTTTGTCACTATGAGCATTAACTTCTTCTGACTTATTGAAATTTTCATCCACACTATCTTGTTCCAAAATTGATAACGTTTCTGGATCAGTGGCTGAAATTTTTTCATGATATGTTAGATTTCAGTCACCGCTTATGGTAAGTATTTAGGTATATACCCATAATTCAGAGCCACTTGCCTAGTGAATTGAGTAAGAACTATAAATATGGGCCCATATCACACCTCTCTTTAAAATAAGCATACTATCTCAACGAGATCCTCCCCTTGATCCAACGGAGTCTGGGGGTATGCTTAGATGTTATCTTCTAAGTTCATTTCACCCAACGGGGACATCGGATTTTCGAAATTCGAAAGAACCCGGCATAAGGTCATGTAAAATATTGTCATTTTCTTAAGGTCCTATAATATCTCAACGAGATCTTCCCCTTTTCCAACGGAAAATGGGGGTAAAAGACCAGATAGCTTCTCTCAACGAGAGAAACGGGTTCCGAAACTCGAGCAACCCGCTATAGGTTATGAATAATTTTCCGCATATTCATAATATCACAACGACATTTTACTGTGCTGAGGTACAAAGCACTCAAAATAACCAGCTACGTGTGGAAAAAAATTAGTATAACAAGTCTAAATTCAATATTTGATGAAAGCTTACCAGTCAAGGCTTctttgtatttctgtattttctTTTCCATCTTCCGTATCTTCCGCAATTTTCGTGCATCGTGTTCCTCACCTTCACTAGCTCTTTTAAGCATCTTTTTCAGacaaattatgaaatcttttatgtaataCCATacataaaactatttattttaatgggaCGCGAAACGTTAGTTTATCGCGCGAAAACAGAATGAAGTATGGTGACCATAGTGTTGCCAGg
This portion of the Cydia pomonella isolate Wapato2018A chromosome 7, ilCydPomo1, whole genome shotgun sequence genome encodes:
- the LOC133519626 gene encoding uncharacterized protein LOC133519626 isoform X2 — its product is MLKRASEGEEHDARKLRKIRKMEKKIQKYKEALTATDPETLSILEQDSVDENFNKSEEVNAHSDKPEDTQEHSQEHEEDEGDIETEEDLPQDILAALGEGGQDDNANYGAEIKPEIVKIINTILTDGMNKEMHESLSKTKIPRNIKLLDAPRLNTEFAGLLNNSMTNRDNLLKDRQQDLGRAIALITETINDLTKKDFDKLQAIKSLSDSIRLLSNLHYNYTQIRRKMIAPFMDKSLTQNLSENKRSEFLYSKLEESVKTSSAMKRTINILKPKNTPKNYQNPRRQTAPNQYTPRTNNINYKPRPYQSNQASNYKPQRSHQRPPQQVRSTRRPTTSHHRGGRAKYP